The Herbiconiux sp. SALV-R1 nucleotide sequence GATGCGAGTGCCGGAGCGAGCCGCCCCCTTCACCGCGCGCTGCACGGCGCCGATCGTGGCGGGCCGTTCGACGCGCTCGGGCTTCACCCGCTGGGTGCGCGCCCAGTTGCGCCAGGTTCCGTTGAGGGCGGTCACAGGAACGCCTTCCCTTCTCCTCGGTAGGTGGGCACCACGTCGACGACCTCGCCGCCGCGCACCACGTGGAACCCGTTCACGTGCTCGGAGAGCTCGCCCGACTTGGTGTGCCGCAGCCACACCCGATCGCCGACGGCGAGGGCTGCCGCGCCCCGCCCCGACAGCGGGGTCTGCACCTCCCCCGCCATCTCGCGCGCCTGCATGCGGGTGTGCCGCGGCCAGACCACCTCGGGCAGCCGGTCGGGGCCGGGTGGGCCGGATGCGATCCACCCGCCCCCGAGGAGCGTCGCCATCTGAGGGGTGGGCTTGCGCACCACCGGCAGAGCGAAGGCCGCCGCCGGCGCGGGCCGGAAGCGCGAGTAGGTGTCGAAGAGGTGGCCGCCGAAGAGGCCGCTTCCGGCCGCGATCTCGGTGACGGAGGGGTCGCGCGAGGTCGACTCGAGCGACCCCGTGCCGCCGCCGTTGACGAACTCGAGCGGCGCGATGCGGCGCACGGCCGCGACCGCGGCCCCGCGCCGCTCGGCGAGTTCAGCGGCGGAAGCGCGCTGCATCCGCTCGATGACGCGCCCCATCACGGCGCCCTTGAGCGTGCCGCGGCCCGGGCGGTCGCCCACGCCGGCGATCTGCGACTCGTACGCCATCATGCCCACCAGCGCGTAGCCCGGGCGGGCGACCACGGCGCGCGCGAGCGCCTCGGCCTGCTCGGCGGTCGAGACGGGCGACCGCCACACACCCAGCCGGCCGAGTGCGGGCGCCGTGAACGCGGCGTCGAGCTCGAGGGCGACCCGGACGGGCGCAGCGCGGTGTGACGCCGGGGCGGCGAGGTCGATCAGATCGAGCTGCTCGACAGAGTCGATCATGAGCGTCACCCGCGCGAGCAGCCGGTCGTCGGCGGCGAGGCGGGCGATCGCGTCACGGTCGACGCTCGGGTAGCCGACCACCACGTCGTCGACGGTCTCGGCGAGCCAGAGCGCTTCGGGGAGGGTGTAGGCGAGAACCCCCGCGTACCCCGGGAGCGCGAGCAGAGCATCCTGCACCGCCCGCACCCTGATCGACTTGCTGGCCACCCGGATTGGGCGCCCGCCCGCCCGCCGCAGCATTGAGAGCGCGTTGTGCGCCATGGCCTCAGCACCGATGACGGCGAGCGGCGGGTCGAGTCGCGCCGTCGCCTCGGTGAGCGCGCGCCAGTAGCGCTGCTCGTCGCGCCAGAGCTCGGGCGCCGCCTCCGCCGCCTCGAGGTCGATCGTGATGGTCACCGCACACTCCTCACCCGTGACACCGCGACGGCGCCCGCGAAACCGAACAGCGCCGACACCAGGAACAGCGCCGGGAACCCGCCCAGCCAGCTCACGACGGCCGCCCCGAGCAGCGGAGCGACGGCCTGCGGCACGGCGGTGGCGATGTTCATGATGCCGAGATCTTTGCCACGCGACGCCGGGTCGGGCAGCACCTGCGTGGCGAGCGCCTGGTCGACCGAGAGGAAGCAGCCGTAGCCGAGGCCGAGCAGCGCGGCCGCCACCATGGTGACGGTGAGCTCGGGCACGAACGCGAGCAGCAGCGCGGCGAGCGCCTGCAGCACCGCGGCCACGAGCACGAAGGCGCGGCGCCGGGCGAGCCGGTCGGAGAGGGCGCCGGCGCCGATCGAGGCGACGACGACGAACACCGTGTAGATGACGATCAGCAGCAGCAGGTCGTCTTCGGCGTTCGGGTCGTTCAGGCCGAACATGAGGAAGTAGAGCAGCAGGGTCGTGCCGAGCGCGTTGCCGATGTTCACCAGGATGCGGCTGAGCAGGGTGAAGCCGAAATCCGGATGCGCGCGCGGGCTCACCCACATGCCCTCGACGAGCGCGCGAAGGGTGAACGGCGGCCGGTCGGCGGGGTCGAGCCGGGCGTCGGGCATGGTGAGGCAGAAGGGTGCGACGAGCACGACGAGCAGCACGGCCATCGCGGTGTAGCCGAAGAACTGTCCGGTGAACAGGGTGGTGGCCAGGAGCACGCCGAGGATGAGACCGACGGCCTGCGGCGCCGAGATGAAGCTCGACACGAAGCCGCGCTGGTTCACCGGCACCTGATCGGAGATGGCGGCGGTGAGGGCCGAGGAGAGCACGCAGAAACCAATGATGGCGAGGGTCCACCACAGGCCCACCCCGACGAGGTCGTGCTGGAGACCCAGTACGAACAGGGCGACGGCGAAGAGGGCGGCTCCCCCGGTGATCCACGGGCGGCGGCGGCCGAAGCGCGAGGTGGTGCGGTCGGAGAGAGCGCCGGTGAGCGGGAAGGCCAGGAGAGCGAAGACGCCGGCGATGGCGGAGATGACGCCGAAGGCGATGACCGAGTCGGTCCAGTGGCCGTTCGCCGTGGAGAGGCTGAGGCGCTCTTCGATCTGCACCGGGAGGAGAAGCTGCACCGGGGTGAGCTGGGCCATCCAGATGCCGAGCCAGGCGGTGCCGAACAGCGCGATCCAGGCGCCGCCGACGCGGCGCACTGGCTCGGCGAGGGCGGGCGGGGCTGCTGCCGGGGCCGCGGCAGCTTCGGCAGCCGCTGCAGCGGGAGACCCCTGCGCGGGCTTCCGCGCTCCGGACCCGGTCGGCTCCGTGGCGCTCATCGGGCCACTCCGATCGCGGGAGCGGCGGCCGCGCTGTCCCGCACGGGCGCGGGTGCCGCCTCGGCGGCGAGGGCGCGGGCGGCGAAGGAGAGGGTGGTGAGGGCGCGGGTGTCGTCACCGTCGGCGAGCCAGGCGAGGGTGACGCCGTCGGTGAGGGCGACGAGCCACCCGGCCACGTCGTCGAGGGGTGCCCTCCAGCGTGCTCCGGAGCGGGTGGCCGCCTCCTCGAGCGAGCGGCGGGCGAGCTCGCGGTAGCGCTCATACTGCCGCTCGGCCACGGGGGCGAGGCCCGGGGTGCGCAGCGCATACTGGGTGAGCTCGAACATGGCGCGTTCTCGGGCCGGATCGCGGCGCACCCCGTCGAAGTAGCGGATGAGGCCGTCGTGCAGCACCGTGCCGAGCGGGCTGCCCGGCGCGGCGTCGACGTCGAGCACCTCCTGCTGGGTGTCGAGCACGGCGTCGACGAGCTCGGCGAGCAGCTCCTCCCGCGAGGTGAAGGCGTAGTGGAAGCTGGCGAGCTTCATGCCCGCCTCCTCCACCACCGCCCGCGTGGTCGCCCCCGAGACGCCCGAGCGGGCGATCACGGTGAACGCGGCCTCGAGCAGTCGCGCTCGACGTTCGGCGACGGGGAGTCGTGCCATGCTGCCTCCTCGGTCTCGGTGAGGTGGTGCGGGTGTCGAACGAAAAGTGGGACGTCTGACCCAGTTGCGTCAGTATGGCGCATTGGTGCCCGTCTTGTACACGGGTTCTGCGAGAAACGTGCGAGGTCGGGGCAGGACGCTTGGATTCCGGGGCGGTTTCGTGTTGGGGTAGGGGGAGGTGTCTGAGTCGCGGAACGAGTGGGGTCGAACGCCGTCGCTGCCGAGCGACGGTGCGACGGGTCGTTCCCGGGGCCGGGCGGGAGCCCGCACCCGCACGCTCGCGGCGACCGCCACGGGCATCGCGCTGGGCGCGCTGCTGCTCGTCGGAGGGGGGCTCGGCGCCACCTCCGCCGCGGCGACCGTTGCACCCGCCGCCTCCGTCGAGCCCACGACCACGCCCGCCCCCGCCGCAGCAACGGAGTCGCCGGCACCGACCGAGTCGCCGACACCCGCACCCGCGCCCACCGAAGCACCGCGGCCCGTCGAGTCGCCCCCGCCCAGCACGCCGCCCACCGATCCGGGCACCCCCACCCCGCCGCCGGCCGACGCCGTTCCTCCCGTCATCGACTCGCCCGCCGCCGGCGAGCTGCTCGACGGATCGGTGCGGGCCTCGGGCGAGGCGACTCCGGGCGCGACCGTGCAGGTGGTCCTCGCCGGAGCATCCGAACCGTTCTGCATCGTCGACGTTCCCGCCTCGGGCTCCTGGTCGTGCGACATCGACGGGCTCGAGAGCAGCAGCTCGACGACGCTGCGGGCCGTCGAGCTCGCCGGCACGTCGACCGCCGAGTCGCGCGTGCAGGTGCGCGTGCTCACGGCACCCGTGGTCGCCGGCGGTCCGCGCGGGCCGCTCACCAACGCGGTGGTGCTCGGCACCGCGCATCCGGGAGCGCTCGTCACCGCCACCACGGGAGAGTTCGCCTGCGACGCCACCGCCGATGCCTCCGGTGCCTGGAGCTGCCCGCTCGACCCGGCCATCACCGACGGCCCCTACTCGGTGACCGCCACCCAGAGCACCTCGTGGAGCGACGGCGCCTCCTCGCCCCGCAGTTCCGCCGTCGACATCGAGGTCGACGTCACCGTGCCCGCCGCTCCGGTGGTGCTCGCGCCTGTCGCCGACGATCGTCTCCCGGTCACCGGCGGCGTGTTCTCGGGAACGGGCGAGACCGGCGCCACCGTGTCGGTGTTCGCCGGGGCCGGGGTGCTCTGCGAGTCAGCCGTAGTCGACTCCCGCTGGTCGTGCACCGGAGCGCCCGCCGCGCCCGGGCGCTACCCCGTTGCGGTGCTGCAGCAGGATGCGGCGGGCAACGTGAGCGTGCAGTCACGCGTCCTCGCCGTGGTCTTCGGCGACCGGGCCGCGACGTCGACCCCGCGGCCCACGCCGGGGGCGACCGCGTCGCCACGCCCGACCAAGGGCGCCTCCCCTGCCGCCCCCGCGCCGTCCTCCGGCGACGACGGCGCGGCGCAGAGCCCGCCCGACGGCTCGTCGCCCGGCACGCCCGGGAGCGGAGACGACGGCGGGGGCGCGGGCGGTGACGACGGCGGTCCCGGCGGTCAGGCTCCGAGCGGCGCCTCCCCGAACGGGTCGACGAGCTGGGCCGACGGCACCCGGTTCACCACCGCCCTCCAGCCCGTGCTCGCCTCCGGCGCGTGGTGGGTGGCGCTCGTCGTGGCGGCCCTCGTGCTGCTGCTCGTAGCGCTCCCCACGCGCCTGCTGGCCGGCACCGTCGGCGCCCTCACCGCGCCGGGCATCGCGCCCGGCACCGACGGCCTCCCCCGACGACGGATGCTCGCCCGGCTCACCGGCCGCAACCGCACGCGCCTGCAGGAGTACGAGCGCGGGCCCCAACTCGCGCTCGGCCGGCCGGCACGCGCCGCCCTCGCCTTCGCCGCCTCGGCCGCTCTGATCACCCTCTCGGCACCCGTCTTCGGCGAACCCGCCTATCTCCGTCTGCTCCTCGCGGCCATCGCGGCCGTGGCCCTGCTCAACGCGGCCGCGACGATCCTCCCCGCCGTCGCGGCACGGCGCTTCCTCGGTATCGAGTCACGAGCGCGCCTCGAGCCGAGGTTGCTCCTCGTCACCGCGGGGTTCGCCCTGGTCTCCCGGCTCGCCGACCTCGAACCCGCCCTCGTGTTCGGTCTCGTCGCCGCACTCGTCGTCGCAGCGCCGGCAGGTCGCGCGGTGAAGGGGAAGCTCGCGGCGCTCCAGGTGGGCACGTTGCTGGTCGTGGGGGCGGTGGCGTGGGTGCTGAGCTCCGCCCTGGGCGGAGCTGGCGGCGACGCCGCGGCGGGCGACCCTGCAGCCGGCGCGCTCGGTGTCGCCGCCGCCGCGGCGTCGGAGTTCGCGACCATCGTGGTGCTCGGAGCCTTCGGTGCAGCATCCGTCTCACTGCTCCCCTTCGGCGGTTCGGCCGGGCGGCGCATCCTCGACTGGTCGCCGCTCGTCTGGGTCGCGCTCACCCTGGCCGCCTTCGGCGGGTTGGCCCTCGCCTTCGCACCCGCGCTCGTGGCGAGCGCGCAGGCGGGCGGCCTGGCCGGGCCCGTCGCGGCGGTGGTCGGCTTCGCTGTGGTGAGCGTCTCGGCCTGGGCGTGGGCGCGCTTCGTCGCGCCCGAGGCGGAGACCGAAACGGAGCCCGAGCCCGGGGCGGGCGTGCACACGCACGACGGGAACGGGCGATGACGCCCCGTTACGTCTGACCGACAGACCGTCGGAGACCACGACCTACACTCGGAGTATGAGCGCGAATTCCGAGTCAGACCGACGGTTCGAGGCCGAGTCGGCACCTATCGGCGAGGTGCTCCCGCACACCGCGGGGGCGCCGACGGTCACGCCCGACCAGTTCAAGGCGGCGTTCCGCAACCACCCCGCCGGTGTCGCGGTCATCACCGCCGACGCGGGCGACGGGCCCGTCGCGCTCACGGCCACCTCGGTGTTCTCGGTGAGCGCCGAGCCGCCGCTGCTCGTGTTCTCCGTGTCGGAGCTGTCGTCGAGCACCCCCACCATCAAGCGCGCCGACACCGTCGTGGTGCACCTGCTCGGGGCCGGCCAGCTCGACATCGCGAAGCTCGGCGCGACGAGCGGCATCGACCGCTTCGCCGACACGTCGATCTGGAAGCGGCTGCCCACCGGTGAGGCGTACTTCCCCGCCGCGCACGCCTGGATCCGCGGGCGCGTCGTCAACAAGATGGAGGCCGGCGGCTCGACGGTCGTCGCCGTGCAGGCGCTCGAGATCCACGCACCGCCCGCGGGAGACCCGTCGGCCGACGCCTCCACGGCCGAGCCGCTGGTGTACCACAACCGCACCTGGCACCGCCTCGGCGAGCACTCGAAGATCGACTGACCGGAGATCGACCGAGCGACCCGAGGGCGACCGACCCGAGATCGACCGAGCCGCGGCGGGCTCAGCCCGCGATGAGCTCGATCGCCTCCTCGAAGCTCGCCACGGGGGTCATGAGCGAGGTGACGTCGCGGGCGAGCTCGGACGGGTCGCCCGCGCTGTGCACCACGATCACGCGCGCGTCGGCGAGGCGGCACACCCTGATCTTGTAGTTGATCGAGACCCGCTCCCCCGGTCGCTGCTCCACGATCATCACGTCGGTGGGGAACGCGGGGCTGGTGAGCATCTGGCCGAGCGACTCGGCGGCGAGCCGCAGCTCGAGCCCGGGCACCGCCTCGAGCGCCGCGCGCTTGACCGCGAGCGAGTGCGGGTCGGCGTCGAACACGCCGACCGTCGTGTGCTTCGCACCGCTCATCTGGAATCTCCCCACCACAGCGCACCGTCGCGCGCGGCTGTCCTCCGACCCTACTCACTTCGGCGGGATCCGCCCACGGTCGGATGCGACCGAGTCGGGAACCGGACGGCACGCGACGCAGAACGGTCGCCCTCCACCAGCACGAGGTTCGGGGAGCTGTCAATCCCCGCGCTCGCCCACCGGGCCACTCCGTAGGGTCCGGAGCACACCGCACGCTTCCGTCCTGAGGAGGACACCATGTTCGCACGCTGGACCGCCCGCATCCTGGGCATCGTCGTCGCCGTCCTGGCGATCGCCGGACTCTTCGTCGAGGGTGAGCACCTCGGCGGTATCGCCGACGTCGACCTGGCGCTCGACCTCTCCCGCGTCGTCATCGCCGTCGCGCTGCTCTGGGTGGGCTTCGCGCGGGTGCGGCGTGCCGCGCTGTCGACGGTGCTCGGCCTCGTGGGCGTCGTCTACCTGCTCATGGCGATCATCGCCATGGTCGACGCCGAGCTCTTCGGCGTGCTGCCCACCGGGTTCACCGGGTTCGACATCGGCTTCCACCTGGTGGCGGGGGCTCTCGCCCTGGTCGCGGCCCTCGTGCCGTCACGGTCGTCGGCGCCGGACACTCGCGACGACCGTCGCGCGCCGAGCGGCCTACCCGAGTCCCGTCGATGACCGGGTCGCGGCCGTCAGGCGTGGCCGAGGGCGACGCCTGGCCCATCCTGGCGGCCGTGATGGAGCACGACGAGGGCGGCGACCACATCACCTTCGCCGTCTCCGACATCGCTCCCGAGGAGTACCTCGG carries:
- a CDS encoding Ig-like domain-containing protein, with product MSESRNEWGRTPSLPSDGATGRSRGRAGARTRTLAATATGIALGALLLVGGGLGATSAAATVAPAASVEPTTTPAPAAATESPAPTESPTPAPAPTEAPRPVESPPPSTPPTDPGTPTPPPADAVPPVIDSPAAGELLDGSVRASGEATPGATVQVVLAGASEPFCIVDVPASGSWSCDIDGLESSSSTTLRAVELAGTSTAESRVQVRVLTAPVVAGGPRGPLTNAVVLGTAHPGALVTATTGEFACDATADASGAWSCPLDPAITDGPYSVTATQSTSWSDGASSPRSSAVDIEVDVTVPAAPVVLAPVADDRLPVTGGVFSGTGETGATVSVFAGAGVLCESAVVDSRWSCTGAPAAPGRYPVAVLQQDAAGNVSVQSRVLAVVFGDRAATSTPRPTPGATASPRPTKGASPAAPAPSSGDDGAAQSPPDGSSPGTPGSGDDGGGAGGDDGGPGGQAPSGASPNGSTSWADGTRFTTALQPVLASGAWWVALVVAALVLLLVALPTRLLAGTVGALTAPGIAPGTDGLPRRRMLARLTGRNRTRLQEYERGPQLALGRPARAALAFAASAALITLSAPVFGEPAYLRLLLAAIAAVALLNAAATILPAVAARRFLGIESRARLEPRLLLVTAGFALVSRLADLEPALVFGLVAALVVAAPAGRAVKGKLAALQVGTLLVVGAVAWVLSSALGGAGGDAAAGDPAAGALGVAAAAASEFATIVVLGAFGAASVSLLPFGGSAGRRILDWSPLVWVALTLAAFGGLALAFAPALVASAQAGGLAGPVAAVVGFAVVSVSAWAWARFVAPEAETETEPEPGAGVHTHDGNGR
- a CDS encoding flavin reductase family protein; the encoded protein is MSANSESDRRFEAESAPIGEVLPHTAGAPTVTPDQFKAAFRNHPAGVAVITADAGDGPVALTATSVFSVSAEPPLLVFSVSELSSSTPTIKRADTVVVHLLGAGQLDIAKLGATSGIDRFADTSIWKRLPTGEAYFPAAHAWIRGRVVNKMEAGGSTVVAVQALEIHAPPAGDPSADASTAEPLVYHNRTWHRLGEHSKID
- a CDS encoding alanine racemase: MTIDLEAAEAAPELWRDEQRYWRALTEATARLDPPLAVIGAEAMAHNALSMLRRAGGRPIRVASKSIRVRAVQDALLALPGYAGVLAYTLPEALWLAETVDDVVVGYPSVDRDAIARLAADDRLLARVTLMIDSVEQLDLIDLAAPASHRAAPVRVALELDAAFTAPALGRLGVWRSPVSTAEQAEALARAVVARPGYALVGMMAYESQIAGVGDRPGRGTLKGAVMGRVIERMQRASAAELAERRGAAVAAVRRIAPLEFVNGGGTGSLESTSRDPSVTEIAAGSGLFGGHLFDTYSRFRPAPAAAFALPVVRKPTPQMATLLGGGWIASGPPGPDRLPEVVWPRHTRMQAREMAGEVQTPLSGRGAAALAVGDRVWLRHTKSGELSEHVNGFHVVRGGEVVDVVPTYRGEGKAFL
- a CDS encoding MFS transporter — encoded protein: MSATEPTGSGARKPAQGSPAAAAAEAAAAPAAAPPALAEPVRRVGGAWIALFGTAWLGIWMAQLTPVQLLLPVQIEERLSLSTANGHWTDSVIAFGVISAIAGVFALLAFPLTGALSDRTTSRFGRRRPWITGGAALFAVALFVLGLQHDLVGVGLWWTLAIIGFCVLSSALTAAISDQVPVNQRGFVSSFISAPQAVGLILGVLLATTLFTGQFFGYTAMAVLLVVLVAPFCLTMPDARLDPADRPPFTLRALVEGMWVSPRAHPDFGFTLLSRILVNIGNALGTTLLLYFLMFGLNDPNAEDDLLLLIVIYTVFVVVASIGAGALSDRLARRRAFVLVAAVLQALAALLLAFVPELTVTMVAAALLGLGYGCFLSVDQALATQVLPDPASRGKDLGIMNIATAVPQAVAPLLGAAVVSWLGGFPALFLVSALFGFAGAVAVSRVRSVR
- a CDS encoding TetR/AcrR family transcriptional regulator, whose product is MARLPVAERRARLLEAAFTVIARSGVSGATTRAVVEEAGMKLASFHYAFTSREELLAELVDAVLDTQQEVLDVDAAPGSPLGTVLHDGLIRYFDGVRRDPARERAMFELTQYALRTPGLAPVAERQYERYRELARRSLEEAATRSGARWRAPLDDVAGWLVALTDGVTLAWLADGDDTRALTTLSFAARALAAEAAPAPVRDSAAAAPAIGVAR